ACCGCCTGCAACAAAATTTCTACAATATTCCCCAAAACATTCAAGTTTGTACATGAAACAATCGctaagctttataaaaaaatatctgcctacattgataggtgtgttaaacattttagttctttactatcaaaaccagaTAAATTGTCATGGATCCCTGCTTACGAATTGTGAGcccccattttttggtcacgctaACGTAGACCCCCATCGACTCTCTCGTGGACCTCTGGAGGTCTACCTGGatcactttgggaatcaatgcttTAGTTACTAGATGTCGTTCGTGGATACGCCCGCGTTTAAATCATTGTCCGCTAGAAAAGTCCCTCAATCACTATATCGATTCATAGTGCCACCTATACGACCCGACGCCAGTGTCATCTTTTAATcacaaattcaattatttccctcgagagcaaattaccgagataatAGTAACCAAATGGTAagtaatctaggacatggtctatacttgtgccaaatttcattaaaatccgtttacCTGTTTCTTGATttacttattacaaatatttaagcaTACTATTcgtcatcatcataatcatcagccacataaaatccactgctgaacataggcctctcctatAATATAAAGTAGCCAGGTATGagcctaaaaatatttacttatatagcATTTAATTTGCAATATACGGCGGGAACAAAATTTTtccataataaataactaaatagaaCATCTATTTCTGTCCAAGGACATCAATACCACTTTTCCTGTTATTCTTATTCACGGAAGCAATTATTATTCCATAGAAGGTAGACGTTTACTAGGTAAATTTCATAAACCTTAACCTCGTAATCAATAAGGCTTATTAGGTACTTATTCTGTAAAAAATGGTTCTAAAGTGCAATCACTGCCAATTGTtcttatcttttaaaaaaagaattgaaaATTTTACGAGCAtttgtacattgttatttcaaaacCAATAACTAAGTAGATAAGAGCGGTGTTTTATGGAAAGGAAGCAAATGACTCTTCACTTGATCAATTAATAATCAAGAGTTTTAAAGAAAGAGCCatggtttattatttaaaattaataattacattgttttcGGTACGTACatttaaaacgtaaataagtatgtttacAATGTTTTGTAGAATATATCAATAGGCGTACTGGGGTACGGGTTTGGTGTGTGTATGTGTTTGGGTGGTCTGGGTTGGTACTATCGCaaggtctatttctgccaccaagcaccAGTGAGGATGCTTGTTCCGGTTTAAAAGTTATTGTAGttagcgtaattactgggcattatatGGCCTAACTTACGTCTAACGGTCATTAGCGCAGTGAAGTGCCACGCAGAACTTTGTAAATTCTACTGCAAAAATAAATGGTACCTATATAAGTGACTTACCTTAAACATCCGCATCTTTCCAGATAAGATCTGTTTTACCTATGGCGTTATTAAATGCATCGCCATATTTTCTCAATAGTGATTCCAATACTGATATAGCAAATTACATTGCCTCTAAAAATTACGTACAAAATAAGAATACCTTACCTAAAgtttcactaataaaaaatgacggtaagtaattttttctctacttcatttattttttacattggcCTAAGATCCCAGCCATAAAATTTCAGACATTAAAATTGGAATTTTGAGAATAGTCTAGGTAGGTAGTTACTATTcctgtttataaattttatactacttatattcaggaaaattaaaatctatctaAAGAATAATTTCTTTTCAATGAGGTACCTACAGCGAAAGTTGTAAAGACGTTGAAAAGATgggtaaatatttgtatttaaaattgtattttcacGTTCTCTGAATATGgtacaattttaatgtaatatccATAAGTACTTGCTAGCTTGAACATAGACCTATTTCAAACATAAGAAGAAAGTACAAAGAAAAAATCCTTTTCGACCTGCGTCACCTTCAATGTGCAAACAGACGACAAATTTATGTCCTACGCATTGACATATACTGACCCTCTTATTCACAGACGTTATTTAACTAAACTCTATctatgctgtgataacaagtctgtttctcagtgctgatggcatggcagccttcgcagtgcgtagatataacgccgttgtgattggctaatattgagatacaacttgaaatTGTTTGATGtcggataaacaaagctgaacaaacagcaagctgtcagataaacaaagctgagaaacagacttgttatcacagcaatgctccgtccttagataaataacgtctatgaataaggaggatGCAGCAGTCCTACGGAGATTTAGCAACAATGAATTAAGTTACtaagtttttaagtaaattttattagctAGTCATCGtcttaaacagctaatgtagataaaactgattttattatcttttaagtATTTGGCagtatagattagagtgtgacttttgtatttggttgacTTATACCTTTATTTGacaagtagcatttactcagaagttgtatGTGATAattgcaaaagtttgtgaataagTTTCGATGATAGCTAGCAGAATTCTACGTTCAAACCGCTGCATCAAATACCGAACTCTacgtataatatatgtataaatacgtTATTACtgaattacatataattttatacgaaGAAATTTATGGCCtaaatcttaaaaaatgtattactaaAATCATTGCGTAATTTTCAGATACAgatgtaatttatgttttatcgCAACTATCCGATGAAGATTTATTAAGACTTTTAAATGAACAACCAAACAAAACAGAATATGATCTTATTGACTTAGTACAAATGGCAGATAAACCACAActccataaaaaaaatgtagaccCAAAGGAAGTGTTCACTGGACGAAATAGAGTGGTTAATTCTAACAACTTGGAAAAAACCTacaaaaaaagattttcaaagatgccgttaaatattatatcgcAAAATCCAGTTTTTAGATTAGAAAATAAAGAAGTTGATCCGTTCATTTCAAATCATAACTCAGAATCTAAATATGCAgcagtacaaaaaataaaaaatttgttatttagTCGCCCACAGAAAGAAAATTCAGAAGAAGACACCGTAGAcgaagaaaagaaagaaatgttATTTGAGATTCTTGTGGGGCAGTTGAAATCTCTTTGTTGTAAAAGAGATACAATGAAAACAAACCATGAACCCAAAAAGATACAGATTAAATCACTTTTAACTGaactaatttcaaaaaatatttatgacaagGTTGATTCATTACAAACTAAGTATTTACAATTAGCAGCACCATCGACGAATGAATATATGTTTTTAGTTATAAACGAcgaaataaaaacgaatgatAGCGAGGAGCTAGTGTCTGTAGATCCAGAAAGTATTGAAAATAACAGCAGTGTTTTAATATTGGGGCCAATAACATCTTCTTTAAGCGATACGCAATTGAAATTGATAGTAAGTAACTCAGATCacgataattttgttttttcttaaatttaatatagatggcCAGTTTCGCTTTTGAAGCTGTTACTTTATATAGTACCTAGTATAGGGCATTTTGAAAACCTTtggtcattttataattttcagatGAATAGGATTTCAAGTGAATTCGTTAAGCCGGAATATTTGCCTCTTTTACAACAATTATCTGCAGGCGTTTTTAATAAGAAGAAGCTAATAAAGAGCGTTATCAGTGGACCGGACACTCGAAGATATATTAAACCCCACCGATGTAATCACCAGTCCAAACTTGCAAAAGTATATGGTGGACCAAAATGGATTGTCTGCActggatatttaaatttaaacacgCCTAGCTTgtacgataaataaataaatatatttttctaaatattatatgcgCCATAGCTTAAAATCGTGTCAGTCTGATGGGGCGATCACTTGCAATTTTTGAATAGTCTACATTAGGTACTACGTAAATATATATCCTTTCACAAACTAGGGAAACAAACTCGTTATTAGACCCAAAcaacgtttattttaatattccgtTGTATTAGCCAAAAAAGTAAAATGAGACTTAACAAAAGTAATGAGGTACCTAATGTCTGTATAGCGTAACTAGGAAACCAAGGGTCCAGGTAAAAGAAATGAGGACCTCCGGTCCAGTGCATGTAACAAGGCTAGTGGGCGGTGAGGCGAGGTAAGGAGCTTTTTTAAACTTTCACCTTAAAATATCTAGAAAGGACCATGTCGTTTATTGCcgcgaataaaatatattgttacttaCTAGTTTTGTAGCTACTACATAAAAAGTCAACACACATATTTATGCCATTTTGTGTCGTTATGAACGCGTACATAAATAAGCCAAGAACACATGTCTGTTTTACGCACACTGATCTgccaaaatcattttttataaacgtCTGCATATTATGCATTATATACTTTGACATTATATAAGGTTTTAATAAGGTCACTAATTGGGAACAGTAGAAAGCCTGGCCTCGGGGACACCGGTTACCCACGCCCCTAGGTAAAGTTAACTACAAACATATCTAGTGTTagaggtatttaaaaataatgtagaacGTAAATACATTAGTGTATTTAATGTTTCACAACAGTACAGCTCGTGCGTAATATGCGTGGTACACTGTTCGGTGatcggcgccgcgccgcgccgccgcgttGCCCCGTCACCCGCGCCCGGCCCCTCCATTGCACCCGCAGTCGTCACTACTCGGGTGCGCTCGGCCGATGTTCGGGCCCCTCTTATAGTCGTCCATCCTGAGCTAGAATACGACCTCGTATTACAGGGTTgaacacaaaaattatttaatcgatCAACATTGAAATGAACTGAAGTTGTCTTGACCAAACTGAGCTAGGATGGTTTTCTCGGAATATGCTTGACCGAGCTGGCCATGAACATAGGAGTCTGACCTAACTGGTGCTGCCCTGTCCGACCTGGAAAAAACAAGAATTATGCGGTTTAAGCTTGACCGAACTGGTTTTGGCAGCTTAAGCTTGACCGAATCGGTTTTAGCTGCATAAGCTCGACCGAACTGGTTTTGGCAGCTTAAGCTTGACCGAACTGGTTTTAATTGCGTATCCTTGACCGAACTGGTTATGGCAGCTTAAGCTTGACCGAACCGGTTTTAGCTGCATAAGCTCGACCGAACTGGTTTTGGCAGCTTAAGCTTGACCGAACTGGTTTTGATTGCGTAAGCTTGACCGAACTGGTTATGGCAGCTTAAGCTTGACCGAACCGGTTTTAGCTGCAAAAGCTCGACCGAACTGGTTTTGGCAGCTTAAGCTTGACCAAACTGGTGTTGATTGCATAAGCTTGACCGAACTGGTATTAGGCAGTTTGGGCTTGACCGAACTTGGCTCCCACTAATATGGATGGATATCATATATCATAAAACACCATGACATCAGtcacatcatatttttaatcacGTTAACTATTTGtggattatttttcataatttactcATTAACAAATCTCTAAGAGCTTATGTCCAtaacaatcttttttttttcattaaatattcacaatataaCCAAGAACATGATACATATAACCAATAACTGTTATGGCTATCATAATAACAAGAATTATCATCTATCCAAGTTACTCATCTTCTTCACTATCAGAGTTTTCTTGTACTCTAAAAGGTTTCATCTTATCTCCTGCTATTACGTTCCGGTATTTCCGACCTTTTGAATTTAATCATTCCACTCGATACCTGTCATTATCcaactttgtaataattttatacggACCAACGTATTTGTCCACTAGTTTTCCGCTTGTTATCCCCTTTTTTAATACTCTTCGTTCTACCTGAACTAAGTCATTTACCTgaagatttattgtttttatacggCTCTTATCATAACGAGTTTTCATTTTTTGCAGCATTATCTGCTAAACGTTCTGCTACCACTTTGCGATTTTGATTAATATCGGGAGTATCCTGTTCTGGATTTGGAACATCTAAAGGAAATCGTGGGGTAAAAGCAAAAATTAACTCGAAAGGATTTTCTTTGTTGAATTATTAACTGTAGAATTCATACCTCGTTGGACTTGCGATAGGTGATTCTCCCACTGATTATGTTTGTCACCAACGCAGGCTGTAAGCGATTGTAAAACTGTGCGATTAAATCGTTCTACCTGCCCGTTTGCTCGCGGACAAGCTACAGCATTTTGAACATGTTTAATGCATCTTTTAGCACAAAAACTTGCCATTTGGTGACTTGCAAAACATTTACCTCGGTCACTAATGATGCGAGCAGGCGTaccaaatattttctcaaacaGAGCTAGTGTCGATAAAACGTGTTCGGTGCGAGTATTAGGTACCGGTTGCAGCCACACATACTTTGTAAATCCATCAACGACTAACAGAAGATAAGTGTTGCCCTCCTGTGATTCACAGAATGGGCCTAGATGGTCAATGTGTAAAGTTTCAAATGGTGTATTGCCTTTATCTACAGGATATAATTGACCCCTTTGTATCCCGGTAGGTTTCTTAGCAAATTGACAAGAAATACAACTTTTTAcgtattttgtaacaaatcgACGTAATTTTTcgaaccaatatttttttcgaatcaATTCAATCACCTTTTCCTGACTCATGTGACCGTTATCGTCGTGGTTAATTTTTACAATACGCCACCTAACTGACTTAGGTATAACTATCCTCTTCTTCCCATCTATCAATTTACATAGCTGACCATCTACAAGGCGATAATCATTCTTTACAGCATCAGTTTCATTACTATTGGACTTGAGAtcagatattatattgttaatctTAGCATCAGACTGCTGTACAACAGTTACCCATGTCTTTTGATCTATGTGTAAAACGTTTGAAATAACCGGATTGCGGCTAAGTGCATCGGCATGTTGCATACGTGTCCCCGGACGGTACACCACTTTGAAATCGTATTCGAGTAGTTGGTTTGGGGAAATTTTTGATACACTCTACTTTATGAGGCGATGGACGAATCTCATTTTGTGCAATGTCAAAGCccagataattaattttagtcttAAGGAATGAACATTTTTCTTTACCCAACGTTAAACCCGTATCGGATATTAATTTCAAGATAGCCTCTAGCCGTTCCAAACCCTCAGAAGCTGtcttagaaaaacaaataatatcatcAAGGTAAGCTCCAGCAAACTGAAATCGTAGACTACCTAACATTTGATTAATAGCCCTTTGGAAAACAGCTGGAGCATTGGCTAGTCCAAATGGAATTCTTTTGTattgatattggtattgatattGGCCGAATGGTGTTACGAAAGCCGTATATTTTCGACTATCAGGATGTATCCATAACTGATGATAACCGGAACAGAGATCATGTGTACTAAAATACTTCTGCCCATTGAGCTGGTCGATTTGATCCTGTACTAATGGTAAAGGGTACCTATCCTTGCGGGTAATACTGTTTAAATGTCTATAGTCTACACACATTCTAGTATCcccattatttttttgataccAGAATGATACAACTTGCGTAATCAGACTTACTTGGCTCTATAATGTCTTGCTCTAACAAATcgtcaatgatttttttttaactgtttcCCTTTCGGGTTGTGACATTCTATACGGTTGATAATTAAATGGTATGGAGCTAGTTACTTTAATGgacatttcaatttttattgatCCTATTTTCCCTTCAATACCATCAAAACAATGATCGTATCGTTTGAGAAGATCGTCCAGTCGTTCTCAATCTTTTCCTACTAAATCGGTATTTAACTCAATTGTTGATGTTAAGATTTCAGCGCGTGCAATACATTTGGTCGCATAAATAGTTAAAGGTGAGTGATTACGACTAACAACTTATATTTCGGCGTAATTTTGATGCAAAACTATCGGACTttctaaaatatcaatttctttgCCAGGCTTACGATGTTGAGAAGCTTTGACATAAATTACGttggaatttaattatttaacatcgTCTGGTATCGTAACTAAAACATGATTTACACCATGATATAATGTAACATCATACGCAACAGACaacttcaacattttattttcggtTGAGACTGTTGgtagaacattaaaattattggcaGTATCGTTAACGTTAGAAATGGACAACTCATTGTAGGTTTTTGTCACAACTACATTAGGTAACTCTGTAAACGGTCGGCCTATTATCATATCAGTTTCTTGTAGATTATCTTCTACTACCAACATGGGTACAGTTCCAGATGCACCGTCTAGTGCAACAGGAGCTGTCAATTCACCCTCTGGTATTACAAGACTACCACCATAAGCCCGAATTGTACGAGATGAACCTTTACTGAATTCCAAACCTGTTCGCATCACCGCGCTAATAGTTATAGTATTGCATGCACTACCAAAATCAATATACCCCGTTAACTTAATACCATTTATGACAACGTCTTTATGATATATCTTGTCATTTTCATCGACATCCGTCAAACGATATAATTTAGGAGGCTTATCAGTAAGTTCTTTTTTTTGCATGGTAACATTGTTCTTTATCATGACCCCATTTATGGCATATAGTACACTGGTTTTCTTCTTTGCAATTGGAAACATCATGACCAAATTTATAACAACGATCTCAACGTTTTATTTCGCTCTTTGTACATTAATTCGCAAAGTGACCCTTAGTGCCACAATTATAACACACAATGTCATCTCGCTTTGTGCGAGTTGGCattgttttatgaataattgcagatttattattttctttattgacACTGGTACTTTTACTATTATCAATCAACGCGGAATCTGAAGCGACATCTGTTAggtattgtaataaactttTAGTGTCATGGCATGCGGCACCTCGGGCTCCCGATTTCAATATTAGGTCATTCAATGTGAAAATTATTACGTCGGCTATAACATGATCAGGTTGATCGCA
The sequence above is drawn from the Manduca sexta isolate Smith_Timp_Sample1 chromosome 28, JHU_Msex_v1.0, whole genome shotgun sequence genome and encodes:
- the LOC115453014 gene encoding uncharacterized protein LOC115453014, encoding MVYYLKLIITLFSIRSVLPMALLNASPYFLNSDSNTDIANYIASKNYVQNKNTLPKVSLIKNDDTDVIYVLSQLSDEDLLRLLNEQPNKTEYDLIDLVQMADKPQLHKKNVDPKEVFTGRNRVVNSNNLEKTYKKRFSKMPLNIISQNPVFRLENKEVDPFISNHNSESKYAAVQKIKNLLFSRPQKENSEEDTVDEEKKEMLFEILVGQLKSLCCKRDTMKTNHEPKKIQIKSLLTELISKNIYDKVDSLQTKYLQLAAPSTNEYMFLVINDEIKTNDSEELVSVDPESIENNSSVLILGPITSSLSDTQLKLIMNRISSEFVKPEYLPLLQQLSAGVFNKKKLIKSVISGPDTRRYIKPHRCNHQSKLAKVYGGPKWIVCTGYLNLNTPSLYDK